One window of Phycisphaeraceae bacterium genomic DNA carries:
- a CDS encoding DUF2304 domain-containing protein: protein MIDQVFFAILLPLPLIVTAATLMFLIRAWKTETVRLRRSFLATALWLGVCAAILFFCRERVRGWLGVESGAVVVFMISSAGAIVSLGIVVGLFATIGRSMRGQLHCPRCWYDMSGAEPHAEGGAVCPECGTDFRSFADLARRKNWPLFIAVAVTLQLAGQFWYQTLRADHGGMQSFVPTTVLVAGMFSLPADAVIGPPSPFDDSTLSGRLANSKAADWQKSWAIAKARAAIERADEPESIARASTILNRCEFDGEIPLAAWKSSVRQLCRSASGTTDEAFVYLAECYFRARGGEDSVGRFMFAKDPAKCKSELGDLVPALLGYLSHATVRSREWWSALRLLALAGDAASPVVPLLADRMLTEESDAGRAFSAAALAMLSQGFPDASEAAIRSFVFLAPFEQPRVLTAITRYVRLAPDQEESFRVLATCGEPFLEVSGSVALLGDSQTRCEGADLLIAALERQTEIGSPDLLPIYWCVARDPQDGASSELIAYLERLALYSNSSARIGAMSLLANIARDQETRTIEIGLFLDFVGTDRNAAVAERARAFAVEVRSSANSTNSPRKVAVIP from the coding sequence GTGATCGATCAGGTGTTCTTTGCCATCCTCCTTCCGTTGCCGCTGATCGTCACGGCCGCGACGCTCATGTTCCTCATCCGGGCATGGAAGACGGAGACTGTGCGTCTGCGCCGATCGTTTCTCGCGACGGCGCTCTGGCTGGGTGTCTGTGCCGCGATCCTGTTCTTCTGCCGCGAGCGCGTTCGCGGCTGGCTTGGGGTCGAGTCCGGCGCCGTCGTCGTGTTCATGATTTCCAGCGCCGGCGCGATCGTCTCGCTCGGGATCGTCGTCGGGCTCTTCGCGACGATCGGCAGATCCATGCGGGGTCAGTTGCACTGCCCGCGCTGCTGGTACGACATGAGCGGAGCCGAACCACACGCGGAGGGCGGCGCCGTCTGCCCCGAATGCGGCACGGATTTCAGGTCGTTCGCCGATCTTGCTCGCCGAAAGAACTGGCCTTTATTCATTGCGGTCGCGGTGACCCTTCAACTCGCCGGCCAGTTCTGGTACCAGACTCTCCGCGCCGATCACGGAGGAATGCAGAGCTTCGTTCCGACGACCGTGCTGGTCGCGGGGATGTTTTCTCTCCCCGCGGATGCGGTCATTGGACCGCCGAGCCCGTTCGATGACAGCACGCTGTCGGGCCGGCTCGCGAACAGCAAGGCGGCCGATTGGCAGAAGTCCTGGGCGATTGCCAAGGCGCGGGCGGCCATCGAACGCGCCGACGAGCCCGAGTCGATCGCCCGCGCGTCCACAATTCTGAATCGGTGCGAATTCGACGGAGAGATTCCGCTCGCGGCGTGGAAATCATCCGTACGCCAGCTCTGCCGGTCCGCGTCGGGCACCACCGACGAGGCGTTCGTGTATCTCGCAGAGTGCTACTTCCGCGCGCGGGGAGGGGAGGACTCGGTCGGGCGCTTCATGTTTGCGAAGGATCCGGCTAAGTGCAAGAGCGAACTCGGGGACTTAGTTCCGGCCTTGCTCGGCTACCTCTCGCACGCGACTGTTCGCAGCCGCGAGTGGTGGAGTGCGCTTCGTCTTCTTGCTCTGGCGGGCGACGCGGCTTCGCCGGTTGTGCCGCTGCTCGCGGACAGGATGCTGACGGAGGAATCGGATGCGGGGCGGGCCTTCTCCGCCGCCGCCCTCGCCATGCTTTCTCAGGGATTCCCCGATGCATCAGAAGCCGCGATCCGATCGTTCGTTTTTCTGGCGCCGTTTGAGCAGCCGCGGGTTTTGACCGCGATCACGCGGTATGTCCGACTCGCGCCGGATCAGGAAGAATCGTTTCGCGTGCTCGCCACGTGCGGGGAACCTTTTCTTGAAGTCTCGGGATCGGTCGCTCTTCTCGGAGATTCACAGACTCGGTGCGAGGGAGCCGACCTGCTGATCGCGGCACTCGAGCGACAAACCGAGATCGGTTCTCCCGATTTGCTGCCGATCTACTGGTGCGTCGCCCGGGACCCACAGGACGGCGCTTCGTCTGAACTTATCGCCTATCTCGAGAGGCTCGCGCTGTATTCCAATTCCTCCGCTCGCATCGGCGCGATGTCGCTCCTGGCGAATATTGCCCGAGATCAGGAGACGCGGACGATTGAAATCGGCCTGTTCCTCGATTTCGTCGGCACCGATCGCAACGCCGCGGTCGCTGAGCGAGCCCGCGCGTTCGCGGTCGAAGTCCGTTCCTCTGCAAACTCGACCAATTCTCCTCGGAAAGTTGCGGTGATTCCGTGA
- the proB gene encoding glutamate 5-kinase produces the protein MNSSPRTQLQHARRIVIKVGSAVLAPDGELSASSVRRLCAQIASLASTGKQVIVVSSGAVASGFRALKLSSPPRTIRLKQAAAAVGQQRLMAKYASTLGKSGMTIAQVLLTAEDFEQRARFLNARHTLEALLERSVVPIINENDSVSFDEIKLGDNDRLSALTAVMLRADLLIMLSSAPGVVSGGTRKIISCFDRVDDARKHVRSDKSSVGIGGMSTKLDAAAIVTRVGIAAIIAPGNLANAVPKILAGAEIGTFFRPQRARVDGRRRWIGLAAKSKGVVEVDAGAARALASRGASLLPSGITGIRGNFARGDVVEVRDPTGSSLARGTVAYSSDEIERIRGKRASEIVRVLGYAQCDEVIHRDDLVLFEKDGEL, from the coding sequence GTGAATTCCTCTCCGCGAACTCAACTCCAACATGCGCGACGAATCGTCATCAAGGTCGGTAGCGCGGTGCTCGCGCCCGATGGCGAGTTGTCCGCGAGTTCGGTTCGCCGCCTCTGCGCCCAGATCGCCTCGCTCGCGTCGACCGGAAAACAGGTCATCGTCGTGTCGTCGGGCGCCGTCGCCTCGGGGTTTCGCGCGCTCAAGCTCTCTTCGCCTCCCCGCACGATCCGCCTGAAACAAGCCGCCGCGGCGGTCGGCCAGCAACGGCTGATGGCGAAGTACGCGAGCACGCTCGGCAAATCGGGAATGACCATCGCCCAGGTGCTGCTCACCGCGGAAGACTTCGAGCAGCGGGCACGATTTCTGAACGCGCGCCACACGCTGGAAGCGCTTCTCGAGCGCAGTGTCGTACCGATCATCAACGAAAACGACAGCGTTTCGTTCGACGAAATCAAGCTCGGTGATAACGATCGTCTCTCCGCACTGACCGCCGTCATGCTGCGCGCCGATCTGCTCATCATGCTGAGCAGCGCACCGGGCGTCGTCTCGGGCGGGACACGGAAGATCATCTCGTGCTTCGATCGCGTGGATGATGCGCGCAAGCACGTGCGCAGCGACAAGTCCTCCGTCGGCATCGGCGGCATGAGCACCAAGCTCGACGCCGCGGCGATCGTCACGCGCGTTGGAATCGCCGCTATCATCGCGCCGGGCAATCTCGCCAACGCGGTACCCAAGATCCTCGCCGGTGCCGAGATCGGAACCTTCTTCCGCCCCCAGCGCGCAAGGGTTGATGGGCGAAGGAGATGGATCGGGCTCGCCGCGAAATCCAAGGGCGTTGTCGAAGTGGATGCCGGCGCGGCGCGTGCCCTTGCTTCTCGCGGCGCGAGCCTCTTGCCATCAGGAATCACGGGAATCCGCGGCAATTTCGCACGCGGAGATGTGGTCGAGGTGCGTGATCCAACCGGCTCGTCACTCGCGCGCGGCACGGTCGCGTATTCATCGGATGAGATCGAACGGATCAGGGGAAAAAGGGCTTCTGAGATTGTTCGCGTGCTGGGGTACGCTCAGTGCGACGAGGTCATTCATCGCGACGATCTTGTTCTATTCGAGAAGGACGGTGAACTGTGA
- a CDS encoding glutamate-5-semialdehyde dehydrogenase: MNLVAAARSAQIASRRLRTLSTSEKNRVLEDIAGALRAGSSEILNANAEDVRAATASGLAPAKLKRLELTAKSIEQLAAGVLQVAALPDPVGAETDAGTRPSGLRVRRVRVPLGVVCMIYEARPGVTVDAFALCFKAGNACILKGGREAARSNAALASIVHEVLERRGIPREALTSVDAASREELRELLQLDRFIDLVLPRGGEELIRFVSENSRIPTIQHYKGVCHIFVDESADQSRAIEVCVAAKTSAPATCNAAECVLVHRKIAGEFLPKLARAFVDAGVEVRADAGAFALMPGAVAAAPDDFGKEFLDTIVAVAVVESVQGAIDHIARFGSHHTEAILTSSAESARAFREGVDASCVVVNASTRFNDGFQLGLGAEIGISTSKLHAYGPMGLEELTTRRFEIDGDFQTR, encoded by the coding sequence GTGAATCTCGTTGCCGCGGCACGGAGCGCTCAGATTGCTTCGCGGCGGCTCAGGACGCTGAGCACTTCCGAGAAGAATCGCGTGCTCGAAGACATCGCGGGTGCGCTGCGTGCCGGGAGCTCGGAAATCCTGAACGCGAACGCCGAGGATGTTCGCGCCGCTACGGCATCGGGCCTTGCGCCCGCAAAGCTCAAGCGCCTCGAGTTGACGGCGAAATCGATCGAACAGCTCGCGGCTGGAGTTCTGCAGGTCGCGGCGCTGCCCGATCCGGTCGGAGCAGAGACCGATGCAGGCACTCGGCCTTCGGGACTCCGGGTGCGGCGCGTGCGCGTGCCGCTGGGTGTGGTGTGCATGATCTACGAAGCCCGGCCAGGCGTCACGGTCGATGCATTTGCGCTGTGTTTCAAAGCAGGAAACGCGTGCATCCTGAAAGGCGGTCGTGAGGCGGCGCGATCGAATGCGGCGCTGGCTTCGATCGTTCACGAAGTGCTCGAGCGGCGCGGCATTCCGAGAGAAGCGCTCACGAGCGTTGATGCCGCGTCGCGCGAGGAATTGCGAGAACTCCTGCAACTCGATCGGTTCATTGATCTTGTTCTTCCGCGTGGCGGCGAAGAACTCATCCGCTTCGTCTCGGAAAACTCACGCATCCCCACGATTCAGCATTACAAGGGAGTCTGCCACATCTTTGTGGATGAGTCGGCGGATCAGTCCCGCGCGATCGAGGTGTGCGTCGCGGCGAAGACTTCGGCGCCCGCGACGTGCAACGCGGCGGAGTGCGTACTCGTGCACCGGAAGATCGCCGGTGAATTCCTTCCGAAACTCGCGCGGGCATTCGTCGATGCCGGCGTCGAAGTGCGCGCCGATGCCGGAGCTTTCGCGCTGATGCCGGGCGCCGTCGCGGCGGCTCCCGACGACTTCGGGAAAGAGTTTCTCGATACGATCGTCGCGGTCGCGGTCGTAGAGAGTGTGCAAGGAGCGATCGATCACATCGCGCGATTCGGCTCGCATCACACAGAGGCCATTTTGACTTCGTCCGCCGAGTCGGCGCGTGCATTCCGCGAAGGCGTCGATGCGTCTTGCGTCGTCGTGAACGCCTCGACGCGATTCAACGACGGGTTCCAACTCGGGCTCGGCGCGGAGATCGGCATCAGCACGAGCAAGCTTCACGCGTACGGCCCGATGGGGCTTGAAGAACTCACGACCCGGAGGTTCGAAATCGACGGAGACTTTCAGACGCGCTGA
- a CDS encoding AAA family ATPase, with protein sequence MTEPNRLQPERILLRSLVPLVAHRAEVEQQIASGLRQTVGEAEAEARRIHAKAVEDADRELAEIDRTHAAGMDQLRARLDQLVADTSDLREKELSKFSIGLTELEHKAEQQAEEALWLSETVGESTLRKARLQHETTTKSLKSRREDLELATERAKQILARKGRTLPDPTPESAESRPAPSSTADLDASAVDVANHVYWLQSALSPFLLRGEGIALLMLVMMGAGGGVATLKGWPPVAQDVAIGMGSGFLLAMAILFGVRTWAHRQVTPAIHAFVRAVENAKRRLDSAQIEADVARDRVVGEVQAIKRRENRAAETRLLEARELYEQRRTVKEPKLRTELDYRVRKAEERRTGKLDRAEQDYQAKRKRREASRDEQVAASAARRDQVIAEAKEVAAKREADLQSRWLEEGNRLLAEARDIGSSSATDQPDWTQLLERPARESSNDLIRIGWIDVNLAEMPGGLPTSEGLKLTGETALRLPLNLDLQGVGSLVMHTTPESRTRALSTIQATMLRLLSQLPPGKVRFTMFDPVGLGQSFAGFMQLADFEPLIVGDRIWTEPRHLEQKLTDLTEHMEQVIQKYLRNQFGSIQEYNVQAGEIAEPFRFLVIADLPANFSEAAAKRLAAIVASGPRCGVFTLIMADSRARPPAWLPMADIERGAITLTWKSDRFVVKDDDYARWNIQPEQAPPDDVFNVLIKHLGSLAKDSGRVQVPFDTVAPKPAELWTRSSAKELDAPIGRAGATKIQSLVLGKGTAQHGLIAGRTGSGKSTLLHAIITSLAMWYSPEEIELYLVDFKKGVEFKTYATNQLPHARVIAVESEREFGISVLRRLDAELTKRGTIMRDLGVQDLAGYRQATKDDADRDPMPRVLLIVDEFQEFFVEDDKMAQEAMLLLDRLVRQGRAFGMHVVLGSQTIGGAYSLARSTIGQMAVRIALQCSESDSYLILSEDNPAARLLTRPGEAIYNDASGLLEGNSPFQVVWLPDDARDEKLRQVREKVSTLRRKPPPALVFEGNLPSNMERNAPLLALLSGEGRSARVAPKVWLGDAVSIKDPTSVTFRPQSGANLLIVGQSERAAFGLLAGATIALAARLPQPPREGAAPRITIIEGPSPEWDGATPLLETATRLSPATRHAAARGADEAIATVYGELERRRAIEHAEFEPIFLVVHGVHRFRSLRKAEDDYGFSGSAEEAVTKPDKQFMSILREGPTIGIHTIAWCDNVANLERAIDRRGVKEFDLRVLFQMSGADSSSLIDSPHAQALGQNRALLYSEETGTFEKFRPYAPPDNQALTRLLTPLEQAPQRV encoded by the coding sequence ATGACCGAACCGAATCGCCTCCAGCCCGAACGAATCCTGCTGCGTTCGCTCGTGCCGCTCGTTGCGCACCGCGCCGAGGTCGAGCAGCAGATCGCTTCCGGCCTGCGTCAGACCGTTGGAGAGGCCGAAGCCGAGGCCAGGCGGATTCATGCCAAGGCAGTGGAAGACGCGGACCGCGAATTGGCGGAGATCGATCGGACCCACGCCGCGGGCATGGACCAGCTCCGCGCGCGGCTCGATCAGCTCGTCGCGGACACCAGCGATCTGCGCGAGAAAGAGCTTTCGAAGTTTTCCATCGGCCTCACCGAACTCGAGCACAAGGCCGAGCAGCAGGCAGAAGAAGCGCTGTGGCTCTCGGAGACCGTCGGCGAATCGACGCTCCGCAAGGCGAGACTCCAGCACGAAACGACGACCAAGTCTCTGAAGTCGCGGCGCGAGGACCTGGAACTGGCCACCGAGCGGGCCAAGCAAATACTCGCGAGGAAGGGCCGCACGCTTCCGGACCCGACTCCGGAGAGCGCGGAATCGCGCCCCGCCCCGTCTTCGACCGCCGACCTTGACGCCTCGGCCGTGGATGTTGCGAACCACGTCTACTGGCTCCAGAGCGCTCTCAGCCCGTTTCTGCTCCGAGGCGAGGGCATTGCGCTCCTGATGCTCGTGATGATGGGTGCGGGCGGAGGCGTCGCAACGCTGAAGGGCTGGCCGCCGGTGGCGCAGGACGTCGCCATCGGTATGGGCTCGGGCTTCCTGCTCGCGATGGCGATTCTGTTCGGCGTGCGCACGTGGGCCCATCGGCAGGTCACTCCCGCGATTCACGCTTTCGTGCGCGCCGTCGAGAACGCGAAGCGCCGCCTCGATTCCGCTCAGATCGAAGCCGACGTCGCCCGGGATCGCGTTGTCGGTGAAGTGCAGGCGATCAAGAGGCGTGAGAACCGCGCCGCGGAAACACGGCTGCTCGAAGCGCGCGAGCTGTACGAGCAGCGGCGCACCGTCAAGGAGCCCAAGCTGCGGACCGAGCTCGACTATCGCGTTCGAAAAGCCGAGGAGCGCCGGACCGGAAAACTCGATCGCGCCGAGCAGGACTATCAGGCCAAGCGAAAGCGTCGCGAAGCAAGCAGGGACGAACAAGTCGCCGCGAGCGCCGCCAGGCGCGACCAGGTGATCGCCGAGGCGAAGGAAGTCGCCGCCAAACGCGAAGCCGATCTCCAATCGCGCTGGCTGGAAGAAGGCAACCGGCTGCTCGCGGAGGCACGCGACATCGGTTCTTCGAGCGCGACCGACCAGCCGGACTGGACGCAACTGCTCGAGCGCCCCGCGCGCGAGAGCAGCAACGACCTCATCCGGATCGGGTGGATCGATGTCAACCTGGCCGAGATGCCCGGAGGCCTGCCGACTTCCGAGGGTCTCAAGCTCACGGGCGAAACCGCTTTGCGCCTGCCGCTGAACCTCGACCTGCAGGGCGTTGGGTCGCTGGTGATGCACACCACACCCGAATCGCGCACCCGAGCGCTGAGCACAATCCAGGCAACGATGCTGCGCCTGCTCAGCCAATTGCCCCCGGGCAAAGTCCGTTTCACGATGTTCGATCCCGTCGGACTCGGACAGAGTTTCGCCGGCTTCATGCAGCTCGCGGACTTTGAGCCGCTGATCGTGGGCGACCGGATCTGGACCGAGCCCCGCCACCTCGAACAGAAACTCACCGACTTGACCGAGCACATGGAGCAGGTGATCCAGAAATACCTGCGCAACCAGTTCGGCAGCATCCAGGAATACAACGTTCAGGCCGGCGAGATCGCCGAGCCGTTCCGCTTTCTCGTCATCGCCGATCTGCCCGCCAATTTCAGCGAGGCCGCGGCAAAGCGCCTCGCCGCGATCGTCGCGAGCGGGCCGCGCTGCGGCGTCTTCACCCTCATCATGGCCGACTCGCGCGCCCGGCCGCCGGCGTGGCTGCCCATGGCGGATATCGAACGCGGCGCGATCACGCTCACCTGGAAGAGCGACCGGTTCGTGGTCAAGGACGATGACTACGCGCGCTGGAACATCCAGCCGGAACAAGCGCCGCCGGACGACGTCTTCAACGTGCTCATCAAGCACCTCGGCTCGCTCGCCAAAGACTCCGGACGCGTGCAGGTTCCGTTCGACACCGTCGCGCCCAAGCCCGCCGAACTCTGGACGCGCAGCTCGGCGAAGGAACTCGATGCGCCGATCGGACGCGCCGGCGCAACCAAAATTCAGAGCCTCGTGCTCGGCAAGGGAACCGCGCAGCACGGCCTCATCGCGGGCCGCACCGGTTCGGGCAAATCGACGCTGCTCCACGCGATCATCACGAGCCTCGCGATGTGGTACAGCCCCGAGGAAATCGAGCTCTATCTCGTGGACTTCAAAAAGGGCGTCGAATTCAAGACCTACGCGACCAATCAACTCCCCCACGCCCGGGTCATCGCCGTCGAGAGCGAGCGCGAATTCGGCATCAGCGTATTGAGGCGGCTCGACGCGGAATTGACTAAGCGCGGCACGATCATGCGCGATCTCGGCGTGCAGGATCTCGCCGGCTATCGCCAGGCAACGAAAGACGATGCCGATCGCGATCCGATGCCGCGCGTCCTGCTCATCGTCGATGAATTCCAGGAATTCTTCGTTGAAGACGACAAGATGGCGCAGGAGGCGATGCTGCTGCTCGATCGACTCGTGCGTCAGGGCCGCGCGTTCGGAATGCACGTGGTGCTCGGGAGCCAGACCATCGGCGGCGCCTACAGCCTGGCGCGAAGCACGATCGGCCAAATGGCCGTGCGCATCGCGCTTCAGTGCAGCGAATCCGATTCCTACCTGATCCTGAGCGAAGACAACCCGGCGGCACGCCTTTTGACGCGTCCCGGCGAAGCGATCTACAACGACGCGAGCGGATTGCTCGAAGGCAACAGCCCCTTCCAGGTTGTCTGGCTGCCCGACGACGCACGCGATGAGAAGCTCCGCCAGGTGCGCGAAAAGGTCTCCACGCTGCGCCGTAAACCGCCGCCCGCGCTGGTCTTTGAAGGCAATCTCCCCTCGAACATGGAGCGCAACGCCCCGCTCCTCGCGCTGCTCTCAGGCGAAGGACGCTCCGCGCGCGTGGCGCCCAAAGTCTGGCTGGGCGATGCGGTTTCGATCAAGGATCCGACTTCCGTGACGTTCCGGCCTCAGAGCGGCGCCAACCTGCTCATCGTCGGCCAGAGCGAGCGAGCCGCATTCGGCCTGCTCGCCGGTGCAACCATCGCGCTGGCGGCACGTCTGCCTCAGCCTCCACGCGAGGGAGCCGCACCCCGCATCACCATCATCGAAGGCCCGAGCCCCGAATGGGACGGCGCAACGCCTCTGCTCGAGACCGCGACGCGTCTTTCGCCGGCCACGCGCCACGCCGCGGCACGCGGAGCCGACGAGGCGATCGCAACCGTTTACGGCGAACTCGAACGCCGCCGCGCCATCGAGCACGCGGAGTTCGAGCCGATATTCCTCGTAGTGCACGGTGTTCATCGCTTCCGGTCGTTGCGCAAAGCCGAAGACGACTACGGGTTTTCCGGTTCCGCCGAGGAAGCCGTCACCAAGCCCGACAAGCAGTTCATGTCGATCCTGCGCGAAGGGCCGACGATCGGGATTCACACCATCGCGTGGTGCGACAACGTGGCGAATCTCGAGCGCGCGATCGACCGTCGCGGCGTGAAAGAGTTCGACCTGCGCGTCCTCTTCCAGATGAGCGGCGCCGACTCGAGTTCGCTGATCGATTCGCCCCACGCGCAGGCGCTCGGCCAGAACCGCGCGCTCCTCTACAGCGAAGAAACGGGTACGTTCGAGAAGTTCAGGCCGTACGCGCCTCCCGACAACCAGGCGCTGACCCGGCTGCTGACGCCCCTCGAACAGGCGCCTCAGCGCGTCTGA
- a CDS encoding WXG100 family type VII secretion target, whose product MSKAVVDPAELRRFALDLKRFNTNLVQQMQALQGRLSTLGQTWRDQEQVKFVEQFEATMKTLNRFTDLSEQHVPFLLRKAEKIEEYLNQR is encoded by the coding sequence ATGTCTAAAGCAGTTGTCGATCCCGCCGAACTCCGACGCTTTGCTCTCGATCTGAAAAGGTTCAACACCAATCTTGTCCAGCAGATGCAGGCGCTGCAGGGGCGCCTGAGCACGCTCGGACAGACCTGGCGCGACCAGGAACAGGTCAAGTTCGTCGAGCAGTTTGAAGCGACCATGAAGACGCTCAATCGGTTCACCGATCTTTCCGAGCAGCACGTCCCGTTCCTCCTGCGCAAAGCCGAGAAGATCGAGGAATACTTGAATCAACGGTAA